In Candidatus Buchananbacteria bacterium, the DNA window GTGGTTATGGCAACTTCCAAACTACGATCAATTGTCAGTCCGCTTTTCAATAAGATAGACAAGGTTCTGGTGATTAAAACCATATTGTAGTTAATGACCAAGTGTCCGATTACCGGTAACGCAATTAATAACCGGTGCCAGTATGGTTTTGCAAATTTCTGGGCAACCAAAATTCGCAGTGCAATTAGTGTTCCAAGCAAGCTCAGCACAATCAAACCGCCGTGCTTATCCATTAGATCAGCCGCCCAGAGTAAAATTCTGGTACTTAGCGGCAATTCAAAATTGAGCGACACAAACAGTTTTGAAATTTTCGGCAACACAAAATAAGACAACACTAGCCCTAGGCCGAAAGTAGCAAACAATATGATCGCCGGATAAAATGAAGCGGCTTTGATGGTCCGACGTAATTCTAGACGCGACTCGAGTTCGTTTCCTAAATAATCAAGATTTTCTTCCAGGGTGCCACTTGATTCACCAACCTTAATGATGTTAACAAATAGCGGATCAAATACCTTTGGGTATTTTGCCAGTGAACCACCCAGGCTCTGACCCGATCTCACTTTGGCTAAAACGTCTTTAATAACAGAACTAAATTTCTTCGAGGCGGTCTGCTCGGCAATTACCTCCAACGCCTCATGGAGATTAATCCCAGATTTAATCATCGTTGATAAGTGTTTAATAAACAACACTTTATCAACCAGTGCTACCCGGCCGAAATTTAATTCAAGAATGTTTTCTTTTACTTTTCCCCGCGGAGAAATTTTTTTTACAAACCAACCCTTACTAATCAAAATTTCTGTGGCTTCTCGAAGCGATGAGGCATCAAGAACACCTTTTTGTTCACGGTTAAGCGCATCAAAAGCACGATAACTAAATTTCATATTTTTATTTTTATTCTCTGGTAGCGCGAAGAACTTCTTCAATGGTCGTAAGACCGGACAAAACTTTTTTAATGCCGTCATCAATCATGGTTTTCATTCCTTCAGTGATCGCTTGTTGCTTGATTTGATCGGCGTTGGCGCGCTTCATAATTAAATCTCTGATTGCTTCTGACATTACCAAAATTTCACAAATTGCCACTCGACCCCGATAACCGGTTTGACCGCATAATTCGCACCCCTTACCGCGATAGATCCGAAATTCTTTATTTTCGGTTCCAAAATGTTTATCGATTAATTCTCGGGAAAAATGTTGTGCTAGTTGTTCCGTGGTCACTTTTTCACTCACAATACAATTTGAACAAATCCGGCGGACTAAGCGCTGAGCAATAATAATATTAACCGTTGAGGCAATTAAAAATGGCTCGATCCCCATCTTTAAAAATCGCGGTAGCGCCGTCGCCGCGTCATTGGTATGCAATGTCGACAACACCAAGTGCCCGGTCATCGCCGAATTAATAGCGATATCGGCTGTTTCCTGATCACGGATTTCACCGACCATAATAATATCCGGATCTTGCCGTAATAAAGACCGCAACCCTTGGGCAAACGTTAAATTGGTTTTCGGATTAACCTGGACTTGGTTGACCCCCTCAATATCATACTCCACCGGATCCTCAATCGTCGCAATGTTAACTTCCCGACGATTCAAATTTTTTAATACGGCGTACAATGTTGTGGTTTTACCTGAGCCGGTCGGGCCAGTTGCTAAAATTGCCCCGTACGGCTTTGCATATTCTTTTTTCAGTTTTACCAAATCTTCATTACTAAAACCCAAATCCTCCAGACTTAGCTGGCGAGATTTTTCTGACAACAAACGCAATACCACTTTTTCTCCTTCAACCACCGGGATAATAGAAACACGGATATCCAAATTTTCCGCCTCAAACTTCATTCTGATTTTACCGTCCTGAGCGCTACGGTGTTCATCAGTTCGCAACTGGGACATGATTTTAATCCTGGTCACCACTAATTCATGAAAACTTTTTGGCAAATCAATAATGTCGTGCAAAATCCCATCGATGCGAAAACGTACCAGCGTTTTTTCTTCCATCGGTTCAATATGGATATCTGACGCCTTATTCTCATAGGCATATTGCAAGATAGTGTCCACAATTTTAATAATTGGTACATCTTCCGCCTTAGCACCGCCGGTGGCCTGTGAAATATTTTCTTGAATAATATCAGCAAATTCTTTCTTAAGTCCTTTTTGATATTTCGGCAAAGTGTTTTCAATATTTTGCCAAGTAGTGTAATAAGGAATCACTCGCTGGCCGGTTTTTTTCTCCACTAAATTGATCGCTCGCAAATCACTGGGGTTAACCATAGCCAACTTGATAGTATCTCGGTCGCGCTCAAAGGCAATGACTTTTTGATTTTTAGCCATGACGCGCGGAATCAAATTTAATACTTCCGGGTCAATTGGCTGACGATCCAAGTCAACAAAGTCAAACCCCAATTGTCCGGCTACCACCTGGCCCAGATGATCATCGGAAATCAAGTCGCTTGCCACCAACACTTCGCCAAGCGACTTATTGTTTTGCTCCGCAAAGCGATATGCCGCGTCTAGCCGCTCTTTTGGAATTAAATCCAATTCTTCAACCAGCAATTTTAAACGCTCGTTGGTTACTTTCATTATTTCTTTGGTAAAAGTTTGTTTAATTTATCAACCACGTCATCAAGACTTAAATCACTTTTTACAATGTAATCCAACACCCCCAATTTACGACCCTGCTGCATATCTTCGGGTTGGCCCAAGTTGGACAAAATTACCACCGGGATTTTGTTGGTTATCTCCTGATTTTTTAATGATTCTAACACCTCAAAACCGTCTATATCCGGCAACATAATATCCAATAAGATTAAGTCAGGATTTTCTGAAGCTGCCTTAGTTAACCCTTCTTTGCCGCTACTGGCAATTGAAATTTGATAGTTGCTTGCTTCAAGCATTTTGGAGAGCATTTTCCCCAAAAATTTATCATCTTCAACGATAAGAACTTTTTTTCCGGTAGCCATGAATACAAAATAATTATTAATAACTATATTATACCACATTTCTTAGTCCATTACTATCAGATATTGACAAAAAAAGCTATTTATGATATAAAACAATGATACCGTCTGAAACAGGAGTAAGGCGGTATTATTGCGGAATTGGTCCGCAAAGGTCCACAACTCACAATAAAGAAGGAGAGCAGGACACATGTTTGGAAAACGCGGTTTTTTCGGATTCGGACGTCAGGACGATAATTCGGGTGCCGGCAACAACGTTGAACCTTGCGCCATATGCGGCGTGGTCCACGAAAACCCGGTGACGGCGAATGAGATGAAAGGCATGGGCATGCTTCCGGGCCTGCTGGGCGCACTGCTGAGCGGCGGGCTTGGCGGTGGCATCCCCGGAGTCGATGTCGAAACCACCACGGTGATGATCAACCCCAAAACCGGCGAAGTCAAGACCCTGACGCGCGGCTCGCGCCTGGAAGAAGTCGACCTTTCGGCGTTCGATCCGGACGTGATCCGGCAACTCGAAGAGGTGGCCAATTTCGACCGCCTCGTCGACGAGAAGTCCAGCAAGGCATCCGAGCTACGGCGCGAAGTCTCCCTGTTGGAGCGTAACCTCCGTCGCGCCGAAACCCGCCTCAAGCATTCGCTCTGGGGCCAGGTCGACGGACGCTACTATGGCGACGACCAGCTCGAGATCGGGCGTGAAGGCGAAGAAACGGTTCGCATCAGCCGCCGCGGCGACCACATCTGCATCGTGGAGGGCGAACTGGGTCAGCAACTGATGTCCCAGCAAGACGCCATCGAACAGATGAGTGGCACCATCCGCGACAAGAACCGCGAAGCCGAAACCCTGGAGCGCGAGGCCAAGCACCAACCGGAGCTGGCGAGGGTGATGCATGAAGAGGCCACAGAGGCGCTGTTCAACTACCTGCGCCAGACCGGCAACCGCGAGCTGATGCGTCAGCTCATGACCGACCGCGCGTTCCTCCACGTCGACGAAACCGGCAAGCTCGGCATCTCTGCGATGGTCGACATCAACGAGCAGACCGACGGCGTGCCCGAGGAAATCCGCGACATGATGGCCGTGATGCAGAAGCATCACCCCAGCGGTCGCGCGCTACCCCCCGCCGTGGCCAAGCTTCTCGGCCTGAATACTCCCGAACTGCCGCCGGTGTCGGATGAACTGCCGGTCGGACCCATCACCTCTCCCGACGCCATCAGCGACGAAGGCGCGGCCGCCGAAAACAACGGCAAAGACGTGGTTCCTCCCGGAACCTTCATGGCCGACGAACCCGTCCTGGTCGCGGCCAACGAACCGCCCCTGGGCGACCCCGACGGCGGCAAACTCGGCGACTAGTCTAACAGTCGCCTCCATCGTACCTTAACCCCCACGCACCAAGTCATTTCCTCTCTGGAAAAGACCTGGTGCTCTTTTTTTTGACTCAAAATTTTTACTGTGATATTTTTTAGGGTAAGGAGGATTTTGCCATGTATGACGCCAAACTCAACGCACCACGAAAACTAGCGCCGGCTACAACTGCGATCTTTGAACCAAACCGTCACCTCAACCGCTGGCCCCAAGGCCAAACGACCACAACCGACAGAATTCTACGGGTTTTTGCCATCATTGCGAAAAAACCCCTCAACGGCTGCTGCGGTTGTGGAAACTAAAAAGCCCTGGAATTTCACAGAGCTTTTTTTATTTAAAAAAATTATTGTTGGGGTTGAGGTAACAACGACACTCGATAAATTGCAAACAGCAACACTGCCGCGCCAACCAGCTGAGTAACACTCAGCAATCTACCCCGCAAAATAAATTCCAAAATAATCGCCGAAAGCGGGAATGCCAGTTCACAGATGGTTGA includes these proteins:
- a CDS encoding response regulator, translating into MATGKKVLIVEDDKFLGKMLSKMLEASNYQISIASSGKEGLTKAASENPDLILLDIMLPDIDGFEVLESLKNQEITNKIPVVILSNLGQPEDMQQGRKLGVLDYIVKSDLSLDDVVDKLNKLLPKK
- a CDS encoding type II secretion system F family protein is translated as MKFSYRAFDALNREQKGVLDASSLREATEILISKGWFVKKISPRGKVKENILELNFGRVALVDKVLFIKHLSTMIKSGINLHEALEVIAEQTASKKFSSVIKDVLAKVRSGQSLGGSLAKYPKVFDPLFVNIIKVGESSGTLEENLDYLGNELESRLELRRTIKAASFYPAIILFATFGLGLVLSYFVLPKISKLFVSLNFELPLSTRILLWAADLMDKHGGLIVLSLLGTLIALRILVAQKFAKPYWHRLLIALPVIGHLVINYNMVLITRTLSILLKSGLTIDRSLEVAITTTNNYVYRKLLNNVLPEVRKGKKMSDVISMLNQSKRKPLISLLAIKMIGVGERSGRMDESLNYLANYYEKEVANATKNMTTVLEPALLLTVGLIVGFVAVSVITPIYQVTSQFQR
- a CDS encoding type II/IV secretion system protein, encoding MKVTNERLKLLVEELDLIPKERLDAAYRFAEQNNKSLGEVLVASDLISDDHLGQVVAGQLGFDFVDLDRQPIDPEVLNLIPRVMAKNQKVIAFERDRDTIKLAMVNPSDLRAINLVEKKTGQRVIPYYTTWQNIENTLPKYQKGLKKEFADIIQENISQATGGAKAEDVPIIKIVDTILQYAYENKASDIHIEPMEEKTLVRFRIDGILHDIIDLPKSFHELVVTRIKIMSQLRTDEHRSAQDGKIRMKFEAENLDIRVSIIPVVEGEKVVLRLLSEKSRQLSLEDLGFSNEDLVKLKKEYAKPYGAILATGPTGSGKTTTLYAVLKNLNRREVNIATIEDPVEYDIEGVNQVQVNPKTNLTFAQGLRSLLRQDPDIIMVGEIRDQETADIAINSAMTGHLVLSTLHTNDAATALPRFLKMGIEPFLIASTVNIIIAQRLVRRICSNCIVSEKVTTEQLAQHFSRELIDKHFGTENKEFRIYRGKGCELCGQTGYRGRVAICEILVMSEAIRDLIMKRANADQIKQQAITEGMKTMIDDGIKKVLSGLTTIEEVLRATRE